One genomic region from Nocardia vinacea encodes:
- a CDS encoding thiamine pyrophosphate-dependent enzyme has product MTEQRVDLEERFRAELSALEPRPSRPIEQPVEDVGLTGAQCLDLFESQATSRHLDLAARRLGSAKRGYYSIGSSGHEGNAAVAAALRPTDPALLHYRSGAFFVHRARQVPGLDPIRDVLLGMVAAAAEPISGGRHKVFGSKPAAVIPQTSTIASHLPRAVGLAFAIERAARLGVACEWPSDSVVLCSFGDASANHSTAAGAINAAIHTARQGVPLPLLFVCEDNGIGISVPTPPGWIEQSYGIRLGLQYFDADGSDLLDAATTATQVVDWVREHRKPAFLHLSTVRLMGHAGSDVESAYRSPTDITADLRRDPVIATGRLLVTSGIATPTEVIARYDEIGGRVAAMAELVCREPKLTSASAVMAPLVSPHPDLVQADVLRRGHTVAQGDSVTLAQAINQTLAALLDRDNDVLVFGEDVGRKGGVYGVTKGLQKQFGVRRVFDTLLDEQSVLGTALGAGLAGFVPIPEIQYLAYVHNAADQLRGEAATLSYFSQGQYRNPMVVRIAGYGYQKGFGGHFHNDNSIAALRDIPGLIIASPARADDAAAMLRTCVSAARVDGRVCIYLEPIALYHTRDLHRPGDNAWLATPSDTDHIAIGHARVYGDGSDLTIVTFANGVPMSLRVAQRLSDRGIRARVLDLRWLSPLPLDDLLDHARATGRVLIADETRHTGGVSESLCTALIDAGFNGPVTRVTSEDSFIPLGPAATTVLLDESRIESAATKLVTR; this is encoded by the coding sequence GTGACCGAACAGCGAGTCGACCTCGAGGAGCGGTTCCGGGCCGAGCTATCGGCGCTGGAGCCGCGGCCCAGCCGTCCTATCGAACAGCCGGTCGAGGATGTCGGACTCACCGGAGCCCAGTGCCTGGACCTGTTCGAATCACAGGCGACCAGTAGGCATCTCGATCTCGCAGCGCGCCGGTTGGGCAGCGCCAAGCGCGGCTATTACAGCATCGGGTCATCAGGGCACGAGGGCAATGCGGCGGTGGCGGCGGCCCTGCGCCCGACCGATCCGGCGCTGCTGCACTATCGCTCCGGGGCATTCTTCGTGCACCGGGCCAGGCAGGTGCCCGGTCTCGACCCGATCCGGGATGTGCTGCTCGGCATGGTCGCGGCGGCCGCCGAGCCGATATCCGGCGGCCGACACAAGGTTTTCGGCAGCAAACCGGCTGCGGTGATCCCGCAGACCTCCACCATCGCATCACATCTGCCGCGCGCCGTCGGCCTCGCCTTCGCGATCGAGCGCGCGGCACGGCTCGGCGTCGCCTGCGAATGGCCCTCGGATTCAGTGGTGCTCTGCAGTTTCGGCGATGCGTCGGCCAATCACTCCACCGCCGCCGGCGCCATCAATGCCGCGATTCACACTGCACGGCAAGGGGTTCCGCTGCCGCTGCTGTTCGTGTGCGAGGACAATGGCATCGGCATCAGCGTTCCGACCCCGCCCGGCTGGATCGAACAGTCCTACGGCATCCGCCTCGGGCTGCAGTATTTCGACGCGGACGGCAGCGATCTCCTCGATGCCGCGACAACCGCGACGCAGGTGGTCGACTGGGTGCGCGAACACCGCAAGCCCGCCTTTCTCCACCTGAGCACCGTACGACTCATGGGACACGCCGGATCCGATGTCGAATCCGCCTACCGCAGCCCCACCGATATCACCGCCGACCTGCGCCGCGACCCGGTGATTGCAACCGGCCGCCTCCTGGTCACTTCCGGTATCGCCACCCCGACCGAAGTCATCGCACGCTACGACGAAATCGGCGGACGAGTCGCTGCCATGGCCGAATTGGTTTGTCGCGAACCGAAATTGACTTCCGCCTCTGCGGTGATGGCCCCGTTGGTCTCGCCGCATCCGGACCTGGTCCAGGCCGATGTGTTGCGTCGAGGACACACAGTTGCACAGGGTGATTCGGTGACGTTGGCGCAGGCGATCAATCAGACGCTCGCCGCACTGCTCGACCGGGACAACGACGTCCTGGTATTCGGCGAGGATGTCGGGCGCAAGGGCGGCGTGTACGGCGTCACCAAGGGGCTACAGAAGCAGTTCGGAGTGCGCCGCGTCTTCGATACGCTGCTCGACGAACAGAGCGTGCTGGGCACGGCTCTGGGTGCCGGGCTCGCGGGATTCGTGCCGATTCCGGAGATCCAGTATCTCGCCTACGTGCACAACGCCGCGGACCAGTTGCGCGGAGAAGCCGCCACACTGTCGTACTTCTCCCAGGGGCAATACCGGAATCCGATGGTCGTCCGCATTGCCGGTTATGGCTATCAGAAGGGGTTCGGCGGCCACTTCCACAACGACAATTCCATTGCGGCACTGCGCGATATCCCGGGCTTGATCATCGCCTCTCCCGCTCGCGCCGATGATGCCGCCGCCATGCTGCGCACCTGCGTCTCCGCCGCCCGCGTGGACGGCCGCGTCTGCATCTATCTCGAGCCCATTGCCCTCTACCACACCCGCGACCTGCACCGCCCCGGCGATAATGCCTGGCTTGCAACACCTTCCGATACCGACCACATCGCCATCGGCCACGCCCGCGTCTACGGCGACGGCAGCGACCTCACCATCGTCACCTTCGCCAATGGGGTCCCCATGAGTCTGCGTGTAGCCCAACGCCTCTCGGATCGCGGCATCCGAGCCCGCGTTCTCGACCTCCGCTGGCTCTCCCCCCTCCCCCTCGACGACTTACTCGACCACGCCCGCGCCACCGGCCGAGTCCTCATCGCCGACGAAACCCGCCACACGGGCGGTGTCTCCGAATCCCTCTGCACAGCCCTGATCGACGCCGGTTTCAACGGCCCCGTAACCCGCGTAACCAGCGAAGACTCCTTCATCCCCCTGGGCCCGGCCGCCACTACCGTCCTCCTCGACGAATCCCGAATCGAATCCGCAGCCACGAAACTCGTCACCCGCTAA
- a CDS encoding DUF5753 domain-containing protein, whose translation MGTRLRTARKLLLGREIEHMVRTAGVSQTEAGKIIESTQSRINQLINGVGAISVGDLELLTTTLGFTDPGYIETLKELRRDNHKRGFWTTGHRRAYVEDLRLLVDLEAHASLLRTAEAEIMPGLVQCESYIRALHEPVTPVAADRVTVEESVQARLARQQVLTEANPPEFRAILSESCLRREYGGREVMLEQLEHLSNLSRRPNILIQVLPFTVTTRGAGMEDRYTLVRVPSPGAAGDLEMAIVESQGDIRYIDDKPAVAARETVWSRLSAAALGAADSRKFIEHVARSFRRKTFTST comes from the coding sequence ATGGGAACTCGATTACGGACCGCGCGAAAATTGTTGCTGGGACGCGAGATCGAGCATATGGTCCGCACCGCGGGTGTCAGCCAGACCGAGGCCGGCAAAATCATCGAGTCGACCCAGAGCCGAATCAACCAGCTTATCAACGGAGTCGGCGCCATCAGCGTCGGCGATCTCGAACTCCTCACGACCACACTGGGTTTCACCGATCCGGGTTATATCGAGACGCTCAAGGAACTGCGCCGCGACAACCACAAGCGCGGCTTTTGGACCACCGGCCATCGCCGCGCCTACGTCGAGGACCTGCGACTGCTCGTCGATCTGGAGGCGCATGCCAGCCTGTTGCGCACCGCCGAGGCGGAGATCATGCCGGGACTCGTCCAGTGCGAGTCCTACATTCGCGCACTGCACGAACCGGTTACTCCGGTCGCGGCCGACCGCGTCACCGTCGAGGAATCGGTGCAGGCGCGGCTGGCCCGGCAACAGGTCCTGACCGAGGCGAACCCGCCGGAATTCCGCGCGATCCTGTCCGAATCCTGTCTGCGCCGCGAATACGGCGGGCGCGAGGTGATGCTCGAACAACTCGAACATCTGTCGAATCTGTCCAGACGGCCCAACATCCTGATCCAGGTCCTGCCATTCACCGTCACCACCCGCGGGGCGGGGATGGAGGACCGGTACACCCTGGTCCGGGTGCCGTCGCCGGGCGCGGCGGGTGACCTCGAGATGGCGATCGTGGAGAGCCAGGGCGATATCCGCTACATCGATGACAAACCCGCGGTGGCCGCCCGCGAAACCGTATGGTCCCGGCTCAGCGCGGCCGCTCTCGGCGCCGCGGACTCCCGCAAATTCATCGAGCACGTCGCACGATCGTTCCGCCGCAAGACATTCACCAGCACTTGA
- a CDS encoding SAM-dependent methyltransferase: MPADFEPREIDASRPSAARMYHYYLSGEAVFEVDKIFGERLFEILPFLDVWAHHNRGFLRRATRFMVEQGIRQFLDIGSGLPTVGNTHEVARESAPDSRVVYVDNDLEAVNRAHDLLLHGGALDNTAIVEADLRYPDLILDHPDTRRLIDFGQPLGLLIVSVWPFVPDTDQPHELMARLRDRLPSGSYAAMTHVSLDDAGSEIKQQMAAAAALYDETSDPVSLRTRAQFTALYHGLDLVEPGIAYAPDWRPDQPVDLEDTARPCNFAAVGYKP; the protein is encoded by the coding sequence ATGCCCGCCGACTTCGAGCCCCGTGAAATTGATGCGAGCCGACCATCCGCCGCTCGCATGTATCACTACTACCTGTCCGGGGAAGCCGTCTTCGAGGTCGACAAGATCTTCGGTGAGCGACTGTTCGAAATACTGCCATTCCTCGATGTGTGGGCGCATCACAACCGCGGATTCCTGCGTCGCGCAACACGATTCATGGTGGAGCAGGGCATCCGGCAATTCCTCGATATCGGTTCCGGACTCCCCACCGTCGGCAATACGCACGAGGTCGCGAGGGAATCCGCGCCGGATTCGCGGGTGGTCTATGTCGACAACGATCTGGAGGCGGTCAATCGCGCCCACGACCTTCTGCTGCACGGCGGTGCCCTCGACAACACCGCCATCGTCGAGGCCGATCTGCGTTATCCCGACCTGATTCTGGACCATCCGGATACCCGGCGGCTGATCGACTTCGGGCAGCCGCTCGGTCTCTTGATCGTCAGCGTCTGGCCGTTCGTGCCCGACACCGACCAGCCGCACGAGCTGATGGCGCGACTACGCGACCGGCTCCCCTCGGGCAGTTATGCCGCGATGACCCATGTGTCCCTGGACGACGCAGGTTCGGAGATCAAGCAGCAAATGGCTGCCGCCGCCGCACTTTACGACGAGACCTCCGATCCGGTGTCCTTGCGCACCCGCGCCCAGTTCACCGCGCTCTACCACGGCCTGGACCTGGTCGAACCCGGTATCGCCTACGCACCGGACTGGCGCCCGGACCAACCGGTCGACCTGGAAGATACGGCGCGGCCGTGTAATTTCGCCGCCGTTGGCTATAAGCCTTAA
- a CDS encoding DUF397 domain-containing protein, protein MTQPTFTVAEFRKATFSSPNQNCVRIARKNGWTAVWDDKLADERYTPGMSLPDNEILVFTDEQFDVFQAGVRAGRVEDRHLAISRRDGGYVFRAAIPQPIDGVELLFDQDEFDAFRQGVLNNEFDCARFIAA, encoded by the coding sequence ATGACGCAGCCCACCTTCACCGTCGCCGAATTCCGCAAGGCGACCTTCAGCTCGCCCAACCAGAATTGCGTGCGCATCGCACGTAAGAACGGGTGGACTGCGGTCTGGGACGACAAGCTCGCCGACGAGCGATACACGCCCGGAATGTCGTTGCCCGACAACGAAATTCTCGTCTTCACCGACGAGCAGTTCGACGTTTTCCAGGCCGGAGTGCGGGCGGGGCGCGTCGAGGATCGCCATCTGGCGATATCGCGCCGCGACGGCGGATACGTTTTCCGCGCCGCCATTCCCCAGCCGATCGATGGCGTGGAGCTACTCTTCGATCAGGATGAGTTCGATGCCTTCCGACAGGGTGTGCTGAACAACGAATTCGATTGCGCGCGATTCATCGCGGCCTGA
- a CDS encoding FAD-dependent oxidoreductase, translating into MAIAIVGAGLGGLALARVLHVNAIDAVVYERESSRGARGQGGMLDIHSGQRALREAGLIDQFYAIARGEGQDMRLLESDGTLLLQEDTPEGAPLERPEVDRADLRNLLLDSLPEHAVRWGRAFESADNGVLHFADGSSATYDLLVGADGAQSRVRALLTDARPAHIGQNVVEVGIPDIDRTHPDLAAMVGRGNYWVLGNGQSLAAQRNGDGRVRIGLSFYNTAEDWFATSGIAFDDPAAARARLIELFAGWDSRFTALIAACDDTVLPRSITTLPVGLTWPSTPSVTLLGDAAHLMPPVGEGANMALLDGALLGRALAAHPDDYPAAVKEYEREMFERTSAAARMSADMQELLMSPDASRRMLEFFQPG; encoded by the coding sequence ATGGCCATCGCCATTGTCGGAGCCGGCTTGGGTGGCTTGGCCCTTGCCCGGGTGCTGCACGTGAACGCCATCGACGCCGTGGTGTATGAACGTGAATCGTCGCGTGGTGCGCGCGGTCAGGGCGGCATGCTCGACATCCACTCCGGGCAGCGGGCGCTGCGCGAGGCCGGTCTGATTGACCAGTTCTACGCGATTGCCCGTGGTGAGGGTCAGGACATGCGGCTTCTGGAGTCGGACGGCACCCTGCTGCTGCAGGAGGACACACCCGAGGGCGCCCCGCTCGAGCGACCCGAGGTGGACCGTGCCGATCTGCGCAACCTGCTGCTGGACTCGCTTCCTGAACACGCGGTGCGCTGGGGGCGCGCGTTCGAGTCCGCTGACAACGGCGTGCTGCACTTCGCCGACGGCAGCAGTGCGACGTATGACCTGCTGGTCGGCGCGGACGGCGCGCAGTCCCGGGTGCGCGCGCTGCTCACCGACGCCCGCCCGGCGCATATCGGCCAGAACGTCGTCGAGGTCGGTATTCCCGACATCGATCGCACCCACCCCGACCTCGCGGCGATGGTCGGTCGCGGCAACTACTGGGTGCTCGGCAACGGACAATCCCTGGCAGCGCAGCGCAACGGCGACGGCCGCGTTCGGATCGGCCTCAGCTTCTACAACACCGCCGAGGACTGGTTCGCCACGAGCGGGATCGCGTTCGACGACCCGGCCGCCGCCCGGGCGCGGCTGATCGAGCTGTTTGCCGGCTGGGACTCACGGTTCACCGCACTGATCGCAGCCTGCGACGACACGGTCCTGCCACGGTCGATCACCACTCTCCCGGTCGGCCTGACCTGGCCATCGACACCAAGCGTCACGCTGCTCGGCGATGCCGCGCACCTGATGCCGCCGGTGGGGGAAGGCGCCAATATGGCGCTGCTCGACGGCGCCCTACTCGGCCGCGCACTGGCCGCGCACCCGGACGACTATCCCGCCGCCGTCAAAGAATACGAACGCGAGATGTTCGAACGCACCAGCGCTGCCGCCCGGATGTCCGCGGACATGCAGGAATTGCTGATGTCGCCGGACGCCAGCCGGAGAATGCTCGAGTTCTTTCAACCGGGCTGA
- a CDS encoding TetR/AcrR family transcriptional regulator, with protein sequence MLVWERPEPPDRPTPAPLSRERIVRAAIQLADADGLDAVSLRKVAAALDVGPMRLYGYIATKEELLDLVVDAVYAEIRPTGDGWREVLRSLAETIRQAAHQHEWFADLLGGRPQLGPNTLASGEAVLAAMGGVDLDTVVPAVAAVNAYVIGAVRREITERRAERVSGMDQKQWQATFGPYLQRTFATGRFPALASVVHDGPHLDADQTFWTGLDFLLDGIEARISS encoded by the coding sequence ATGTTGGTGTGGGAGCGGCCGGAGCCGCCGGATCGACCGACGCCGGCCCCGCTGAGCCGGGAGCGGATCGTCCGAGCAGCGATCCAACTCGCCGATGCGGACGGCCTGGACGCGGTGTCGCTGCGCAAGGTCGCCGCGGCGCTGGACGTCGGACCGATGCGGCTGTATGGCTACATCGCCACCAAGGAGGAGTTGCTCGACCTGGTGGTCGATGCGGTCTACGCGGAGATCAGGCCGACCGGAGACGGTTGGCGCGAGGTGCTGCGTTCCCTCGCCGAAACCATCCGGCAGGCCGCCCACCAGCACGAATGGTTCGCCGACCTGCTCGGCGGGCGGCCCCAGCTCGGGCCGAACACGCTGGCCAGCGGAGAGGCGGTGCTGGCCGCGATGGGCGGCGTCGACCTGGACACTGTCGTGCCGGCGGTCGCCGCGGTCAATGCTTACGTGATCGGCGCGGTACGCCGGGAGATCACCGAGCGGCGCGCCGAGCGGGTCTCCGGGATGGACCAGAAGCAGTGGCAGGCCACCTTCGGGCCTTATCTGCAGCGAACCTTCGCCACCGGCCGATTTCCCGCGCTGGCCTCGGTCGTCCACGATGGCCCCCACCTGGACGCCGACCAAACCTTCTGGACCGGCCTCGATTTCCTCCTCGACGGCATCGAAGCCCGCATCTCGAGCTGA
- a CDS encoding alpha/beta hydrolase — protein sequence MELIHRFVTSNGIRMHVAEQGEGHPVIFCHGFPHTWFMWHRQLAAVAAAGYRAVAPDLRGYGRTDVPTDIGDYTNRAVIGDLLCLLDDMDAEQAVFVGLDFGAALVWELALRAPERVSGVIVLNNPFAPRPPRAPSQLWAKAAQRHFLHLDYFQKPGVADAELGGRTREFLARVYYSLSADYHYLDTWRFPAEGAGYLDVLPEAPLLPWRWFSIAEFDTLAQDFERTGFTGGLNWYRVLDRNWELTAEFADAEISVPTYFLYGDRDPDMEGFSGRDPLATLRANVPDLRAVTKIADAGHLVQLERTDEVNALITSHLRDLVPNPALTQ from the coding sequence GTGGAATTGATCCATCGGTTCGTTACGAGCAACGGCATTCGCATGCATGTCGCCGAGCAGGGCGAAGGGCATCCGGTGATCTTCTGCCACGGCTTTCCGCATACCTGGTTCATGTGGCATCGCCAGCTCGCGGCCGTCGCCGCAGCGGGCTACCGAGCCGTTGCGCCGGATTTGCGCGGATATGGGCGTACGGATGTACCTACCGATATCGGCGACTACACCAACCGCGCCGTTATCGGCGATCTGCTCTGCCTACTCGATGACATGGACGCCGAGCAGGCGGTCTTCGTCGGCTTGGATTTCGGGGCCGCGCTGGTGTGGGAGTTGGCGTTGCGCGCGCCGGAGCGGGTGAGCGGTGTCATCGTGCTCAATAATCCGTTCGCCCCGCGGCCGCCGCGCGCGCCATCGCAGCTATGGGCCAAGGCCGCTCAGCGTCACTTCCTGCATCTGGACTATTTCCAGAAGCCGGGCGTGGCCGATGCCGAACTGGGCGGCCGCACAAGGGAATTCCTGGCTCGCGTCTACTACTCGCTCAGCGCCGACTACCACTATCTCGACACCTGGCGCTTCCCGGCCGAGGGCGCCGGCTACCTCGACGTTCTCCCCGAAGCCCCGCTGCTGCCGTGGCGGTGGTTCTCCATCGCCGAATTCGACACCCTGGCACAGGATTTCGAGCGCACCGGCTTCACCGGCGGTCTCAACTGGTACCGCGTGCTCGATCGGAACTGGGAACTCACCGCCGAATTCGCCGACGCCGAGATCTCCGTTCCGACGTATTTCCTCTACGGCGACCGAGATCCGGATATGGAGGGCTTCAGCGGGCGCGACCCGCTCGCAACTCTCCGTGCGAACGTTCCCGATCTGCGCGCCGTCACCAAGATCGCGGACGCGGGTCACCTCGTGCAGTTGGAACGCACCGACGAGGTCAACGCTCTGATCACGAGCCACCTCCGCGACCTGGTCCCGAATCCGGCCCTCACGCAATAG
- a CDS encoding SDR family NAD(P)-dependent oxidoreductase: MNGIPQVLGGRVAVVTGASRGIGKGIALELGAAGATVFVTGRSAAPGRLPGTVHATAAEIDLLGGVGVPVVCDHRDDDAVERLFERIRNEHGRLDVLVNNVYNAPAAARWLGKPFWEVPPQAWDETFDVGLRSHYVASVFAAPLLIESAGLIANISSPGAERYMHNAVYGVAKAALDRLTSDMADDLAESGVTVVSLWPGIVDTELLQMVPRDKDGRRVVTLPGEGTYDLDNAESPRFPGRAVVALAADPDRSQRSGSAWRIADLAEEYGFTDVDGRIPRND; encoded by the coding sequence GTGAACGGAATACCTCAGGTTCTAGGCGGCCGGGTCGCGGTGGTGACCGGCGCGAGCCGCGGCATCGGCAAGGGCATCGCGTTGGAGTTGGGTGCGGCGGGGGCCACCGTCTTCGTCACCGGGCGCTCGGCCGCACCCGGACGCCTGCCGGGGACCGTGCACGCGACCGCGGCCGAGATCGACCTGCTCGGCGGCGTCGGGGTTCCGGTCGTCTGCGATCACCGCGACGACGATGCGGTCGAGCGACTATTCGAGCGGATCCGCAACGAGCACGGGCGACTCGATGTACTGGTGAACAACGTCTACAACGCCCCCGCTGCCGCACGCTGGCTGGGCAAACCGTTCTGGGAGGTGCCGCCGCAGGCCTGGGATGAGACATTCGACGTCGGCCTGCGATCACATTACGTCGCAAGCGTTTTCGCGGCCCCCCTGCTGATCGAATCGGCGGGCCTGATCGCCAATATCTCCTCCCCCGGCGCCGAGCGCTATATGCACAACGCGGTATACGGCGTCGCCAAGGCCGCGCTGGACCGGCTCACCTCGGATATGGCCGACGATCTCGCCGAGTCGGGCGTCACGGTGGTCTCACTGTGGCCCGGAATCGTCGACACCGAACTGCTGCAAATGGTTCCACGCGATAAGGACGGCCGCCGCGTCGTCACGCTGCCCGGTGAGGGCACCTACGACCTCGACAACGCCGAATCCCCCCGCTTTCCGGGCCGTGCCGTCGTCGCGCTGGCCGCCGATCCGGACCGCAGCCAACGCTCCGGATCGGCTTGGCGCATAGCGGATCTCGCCGAAGAGTACGGTTTCACCGACGTCGACGGCCGCATCCCGCGCAACGACTGA
- a CDS encoding LysR family transcriptional regulator, which yields MDIEVRHLRAYVALCEEANYTRAAARLHLSQPALTRTIQQLERLVECRLIERTSRRFDLTDEGAELLEHSRRIIGDIETVQADLRMRATIEVGFSWLLPDAWFAAIRTRYEALGGRISLRRVEDPMAALDDRSIDIAIHRNDIWLPHHLESREIGSEQRVLAVSVHSPLATAVEVRWADLAHFPLVANTVSGTTNAESWDSPDPNRTVITCTNFDEWIELVAAERGIGIVPVLARSRAPHPGVVYVDIVDAPRSHIYLTWRIKPTPLRSVQRFLMLV from the coding sequence ATGGATATCGAGGTGCGGCACCTGCGGGCATACGTCGCGCTCTGCGAGGAAGCGAACTACACCCGCGCCGCCGCCCGGTTGCACCTCAGCCAGCCCGCGCTGACCCGAACCATCCAGCAGTTGGAGCGCCTGGTCGAATGCCGGTTGATCGAGCGCACGTCCCGGCGCTTCGATTTGACCGACGAGGGAGCCGAGCTACTCGAACACAGCAGACGCATCATCGGCGATATCGAGACCGTCCAGGCGGATCTGCGCATGCGCGCCACGATCGAGGTCGGATTCTCTTGGCTGCTGCCCGATGCCTGGTTCGCCGCGATCCGCACCCGCTACGAGGCGCTTGGCGGCCGGATTTCGCTACGCCGCGTGGAGGATCCGATGGCGGCGCTCGACGACCGTTCGATCGATATCGCCATCCACCGCAACGATATCTGGCTGCCGCACCATCTCGAATCCCGCGAAATAGGTTCGGAGCAGCGAGTTCTGGCGGTTTCAGTGCATTCGCCGCTGGCAACCGCGGTCGAGGTGCGCTGGGCCGATCTCGCACACTTTCCGCTGGTGGCCAATACCGTTTCCGGCACCACCAATGCCGAATCGTGGGACTCGCCCGATCCGAATCGCACCGTCATCACCTGCACGAATTTCGACGAGTGGATCGAACTCGTCGCGGCCGAACGCGGTATCGGGATAGTGCCGGTGCTGGCGCGCTCTCGGGCACCGCATCCGGGCGTGGTCTATGTCGACATCGTGGATGCGCCGCGCTCGCATATCTATCTGACCTGGCGGATCAAGCCGACGCCGTTGCGATCGGTGCAGCGTTTCCTGATGCTGGTCTGA
- a CDS encoding YbfB/YjiJ family MFS transporter: MTASALLDTPRRTLAPALAAGAGLAGAVGVGRFAYTPLLPAMVDAHRIDAHDGALIAAANYSGYLAGAVLLARRPDMNSRNIFRTSAAILVVSEALVVLPGPTVIPALLRLIAGLASAVIFVGCAGAIARLGGRAHAAGIAFGGVGSGIALTGLLALAAQPVLSWQGLWLGAAGLTALLLLPAFRLDIHGGRSAEVVHAKPKSTAWRALLISYSLEGVGYIVIGTFLVAAVGAHNATVGSAMWVIVGAAAAPAVLWSIAAHRWTPTTALVFGLLAQCASSALLAWSTTMWSAVIAAALFGGTFMGICMLAIQIGIELTDHRAAATLTAGYGAGQMLGPLVVAPVIGDGYAMAFVIATLVLAAATAAAVIVARQLKRT, from the coding sequence GTGACCGCATCAGCTCTCCTCGACACCCCGCGCCGCACCCTGGCACCGGCACTCGCCGCAGGTGCGGGCCTCGCCGGCGCCGTCGGTGTCGGGCGCTTCGCCTACACACCGCTGCTGCCCGCGATGGTGGACGCGCACCGCATCGATGCCCACGATGGCGCGCTCATCGCCGCCGCCAACTATTCGGGCTATCTCGCGGGCGCGGTGCTACTCGCACGTCGTCCGGATATGAACAGCCGCAATATTTTTCGCACTTCGGCTGCGATCCTGGTGGTCAGTGAAGCATTGGTCGTATTGCCCGGCCCGACCGTGATACCCGCGCTGCTTCGATTGATCGCGGGGTTGGCCAGCGCGGTGATCTTCGTCGGCTGCGCGGGCGCGATCGCTCGACTCGGTGGCCGCGCGCACGCTGCGGGCATCGCCTTCGGCGGGGTCGGCTCGGGTATCGCGCTCACCGGATTGCTCGCGCTGGCCGCGCAGCCGGTCTTGTCCTGGCAGGGTCTGTGGCTCGGCGCCGCCGGATTGACCGCCTTACTACTGCTGCCCGCCTTCCGACTGGATATTCACGGCGGGCGGAGCGCCGAGGTGGTCCATGCGAAACCTAAAAGCACGGCTTGGCGCGCGCTGCTCATCTCCTACTCGCTCGAAGGCGTCGGCTATATCGTGATCGGCACCTTCTTGGTCGCCGCCGTCGGCGCACACAACGCCACCGTGGGCTCGGCGATGTGGGTGATCGTCGGCGCGGCTGCCGCACCGGCGGTGCTCTGGAGCATTGCCGCACATCGCTGGACACCGACGACCGCCCTGGTCTTCGGGCTACTCGCGCAGTGCGCCTCGTCGGCCCTGCTCGCCTGGTCGACGACCATGTGGTCGGCGGTTATCGCGGCGGCGCTGTTCGGCGGGACGTTCATGGGTATCTGCATGCTCGCGATCCAGATCGGCATCGAATTGACCGACCACCGGGCCGCGGCCACACTCACCGCAGGCTACGGCGCCGGGCAGATGCTGGGGCCCCTGGTCGTCGCACCGGTAATCGGCGACGGCTATGCGATGGCCTTCGTGATCGCGACCCTCGTGCTGGCGGCGGCGACAGCGGCAGCCGTCATCGTCGCCAGGCAACTCAAGCGAACTTGA
- the secG gene encoding preprotein translocase subunit SecG, giving the protein MRMFLDILLIVTSVLLVLLVLLHRAKGGGLSSLFGGGVQSSLSGSTVVEKNLDRITIFTGMIWLIAILGIGLEIKFA; this is encoded by the coding sequence ATGCGGATGTTCCTGGATATCCTCCTGATCGTCACCAGCGTGCTGCTGGTGCTGCTGGTGCTGCTGCACCGTGCCAAGGGTGGAGGTCTGTCCAGCTTGTTTGGTGGCGGTGTGCAATCCAGCCTGTCGGGTTCGACTGTCGTCGAGAAGAATCTCGACCGCATCACCATCTTCACCGGCATGATCTGGCTCATCGCCATCCTCGGCATCGGCCTGGAGATCAAGTTCGCTTGA